Proteins from a genomic interval of Daphnia pulex isolate KAP4 chromosome 4, ASM2113471v1:
- the LOC124192724 gene encoding uncharacterized protein LOC124192724, producing MASTSNYLWIISLLLTAIIQMADSQLPSPVDAEFLPSVTASCQGGLMTIKVETKQAFQGVMHVCDRARGDCKRSPACTVYGDSNTTASLRINMLARPNDTDFCGVYINDRTSERSVPIAVRFHRTLELGDDKYYVITCGRSAFRNSRNETADAYMRLYSEDNKRVTEAVYGRKYKLRVGVNNLDSFYGFRPSSCFTYGGPNSSVIPLFDKRGCPEKKIATNFVHDNKGYAEAEIPMYRFAEYNVVNIQCDILVCKGGCGEAFCDDDITPFAQGRAIGRDVPDSEGSLMASYSVYVVDPGAAPLAVAACSGIQPLWLLYLCIAFGILFLIMLIINVFLCSAMTCSCSKTEVIEKEPSIIEEYDPYRSWHGSQYGSRYSLNGVSKPGYISAGSTMNSTRSYSTNSDHYAIVHSRPGSRYSAPGANGVHHGQRQQNGQANHHHQTATQQRRDPRNGNGEVHHGPGPGSISGSHYSANGTRLH from the exons atggcgTCGACGTCAAACTACCTGTGGATTATCTCCTTGCTGTTGACAGCCATCATTCag ATGGCCGACAGTCAACTACCCAGTCCCGTCGATGCAGAATTTCTCCCTTCGGTCACGGCCAGTTGCCAGGGCGGACTGATGACCATCAAAGTGGAAACCAAGCAAGCTTTCCAAG GCGTGATGCACGTGTGTGACCGGGCGAGAGGCGACTGCAAGCGAAGTCCAGCCTGCACTGTTTACGGTGACAGCAACACGACGGCCAGTTTGCGCATCAACATGCTGGCCAGGCCGAACGACACGGATTTCTGCGGTGTCTACATCAATGAC CGAACGAGCGAACGATCGGTGCCGATTGCCGTTCGTTTCCACCGGACGCTGGAGTTGGGAGACGACAAATATTACGTCATCACTTGCGGGCGATCCGCCTTCCGCAACTCAAG GAACGAGACGGCCGACGCCTACATGAGACTTTACAGCGAAGATAATAAGCGAGTCACCGAAGCCGTCTACGGCAGAAAATACAAACTCAGAGTCGGCGTTAATAATCTTGACA gtttttacgGATTCCGACCGTCTTCGTGCTTCACCTACGGCGGGCCCAACAGCAGCGTCATTCCATTGTTCGATAAACGAGG GTGCCCGGAGAAGAAGATAGCCACGAATTTCGTCCACGATAACAAAGGTTACGCCGAAGCAGAGATCCCCATGTACCGTTTCGCTGAGTACAACGTCGTCAACATTCAGTGCGACATCCTCGTCTGCAAAG GCGGGTGCGGCGAAGCATTCTGCGACGACGACATCACTCCGTTCGCCCAGGGTCGAGCCATTGGCCGCGACGTTCCCGACTCGGAGGGGAGTCTGATGGCCTCCTACAGCGTCTACGTCGTCGATCCAGGAGCTGCCCCAC TGGCAGTGGCAGCTTGTTCGGGTATTCAACCTCTTTGGCTGCTCTATTTGTGCATCGCTTTCGGCATCCTCTTCCTGATTATGCTCATCATCAACGTGTTCCTCTGCTCGGCCATGACCTGCTCCTGTTCCAAGACCGAAGTCATCGAAAAGGAGCCCAGCATCATAGAAGAGTATGACCCTTACCGCTCCTGGCACGGATCGCAATACGGATCACG GTACTCGCTGAACGGAGTGAGCAAGCCGGGCTACATCTCGGCGGGTTCAACCATGAACTCGACCCGCTCCTATTCGACCAACAGCGATCATTACGCCATCGTCCATTCCAGGCCCGGAAGCCGCTATTCGGCGCCAGGGGCCAATGGAGTTCATCACGGCCAACGACAGCAGAACGGGCAGGC